The genomic interval TGCCGCCAATAAGGGAAGGTTAAAGGTAGTATTGATTTTCGACTCGAGAAAACTCTTTGCCCAATTATTCTTGACTTAAATTTTTTTTTAATTACGATTTAACTACATGGACTACAAAATTCTTTTTACAGCATTTATTGCGTTATTTTTAGCTGAATTGGCCGATAAAACTCAGCTTACAATTTTGGCACTCTCGGCAAGTTCGAAAAGCCCATGGTCAGTCTTTGTCGGAGCAAGCTTAGCCCTGGTCGCCTCCTCATTGATTGCTACACTTTTAGGCGGTGTCTTACAGAAAATCTTACCGATTCGAATATTGCACATCGTTGCCGGAGGAATATTTATTTCCGTTGGCCTCGTATTGGTTATTCGTAGTCTCCGTTAGCAGGTAATGAAAATCAAGGTCTGTCCCGATGATTTTATTGTCAAAGAAATCTGCAATATTAAACTTAGCGATACTGGTCCATACCAAATTTACGAGTTAGAAAAAATTCATTGGGATACCTTTGATTTATTAGATTATCTAAATCGTAAATATCACCTTAAAAATATCGGTCGGGCCGGTATCAAAGATCGTTATAGCCATTCCTTTCAATATATATCAGTCAAAGCTAAAGAGGTCCAAGAAATTACAGAAAAAAACTTTAAGTTACGATTTATCGGATACTCCCCACGCCCGATCACAGGCGCCAATTTAGTTAAAAATTGGTTTTCCATAACTATTCGCGACCTTAAAGAATCCGAAATTCCCAAAGTTCAAAAAAATCTCGAGCATGTCCAACAATACGGTTTCCCAAATTATTATGACGAACAACGCATGGGCTCGGCCCGGGCCAAGGCCGGTTTTATTGCTGCCTTACTAGCTAAAAAACACTACAATGGAGCACTAAAGTTATATCTAGCCACTCCCTCAAAATTTGATAGCAGTAATATCCGACGGATCAAAAAACATATCTTTACCCATTGGGGCAATTGGTCAAAATGTCTATCGCTACCAGATGAATATGGGCAATTACGCTATACCTTACAGTACTTAAAAAAACATCCTAGGGATTTTAAGGGCGCAATCAAAACAATTAGAAAAGATCTGTTAGAGATGTTTATAAACGCATACCAGGCATATGTTTTCAACGAAACCTTAAAACAAATTTTAAAATCCTTATCCCTCGGCTTATTCTCTATCCGGTATCGGTTTGATGAACTTTACTTTTACCAAGCATTATCGTTAGATCATCTAAATTATCTTAAAAGCCTCATTATTCCCAGTGCCAGTTATAAATCAAGTTTTCCTGAGCCAAAAATAAAAAAAATCATGGAAGAAGTGCTCCAAAAAGATAACCTGTCGATAGAAAAATTAAAAATTGATTTGGGGATTAGGGGGCTATTCTTTAAGCCCTACGAACGCAGTGCCTTGGTTTTCCCTGAAAACTTAACCGTAGAACAAATCGCAGACGATGATCTCTATAAAAATTGTTATAAAATGGTCCTAACATTTATTTTACCCAAGGGGAGTTATGCGACGTTATT from candidate division WOR-3 bacterium carries:
- a CDS encoding TMEM165/GDT1 family protein: MDYKILFTAFIALFLAELADKTQLTILALSASSKSPWSVFVGASLALVASSLIATLLGGVLQKILPIRILHIVAGGIFISVGLVLVIRSLR
- the truD gene encoding tRNA pseudouridine(13) synthase TruD; translated protein: MKIKVCPDDFIVKEICNIKLSDTGPYQIYELEKIHWDTFDLLDYLNRKYHLKNIGRAGIKDRYSHSFQYISVKAKEVQEITEKNFKLRFIGYSPRPITGANLVKNWFSITIRDLKESEIPKVQKNLEHVQQYGFPNYYDEQRMGSARAKAGFIAALLAKKHYNGALKLYLATPSKFDSSNIRRIKKHIFTHWGNWSKCLSLPDEYGQLRYTLQYLKKHPRDFKGAIKTIRKDLLEMFINAYQAYVFNETLKQILKSLSLGLFSIRYRFDELYFYQALSLDHLNYLKSLIIPSASYKSSFPEPKIKKIMEEVLQKDNLSIEKLKIDLGIRGLFFKPYERSALVFPENLTVEQIADDDLYKNCYKMVLTFILPKGSYATLLIKRITHL